One part of the Arabidopsis thaliana chromosome 4, partial sequence genome encodes these proteins:
- the RRP41L gene encoding 3'-5'-exoribonuclease family protein has protein sequence MAAKPGAATPTYSPKIVGRSRLPIFKDSDLDWSRPDGRGFHQCRPALLQTGAVSSASGSAYAEFGNTKVIVSVFGPRESKKAMVYSDVGRLNCNVSYTNFASPTLGQGTDHKEYSSMLHKALEGVIMMETFPKTTVDVFALVLESGGSDLSVLISCASLALADAGIMMYDLITAVSVSCIGKSLMIDPVTEEEGCEDGSFMMTCMPSRYEITQLTITGEWTTPNINEAMQLCLDASSKLGEIMRDCLKQSASASDE, from the exons ATGGCAGCTAAACCTGGAGCCGCAACTCCAACGTATTCACCTAAAATCGTCGGAAGAAGTCGGCTTCCTATATTCAAAGATTCCGACCTCGATTGGTCTCGTCCTGATGGCCGTGGCTTCCACCAATGCCGACCCGCAT TACTTCAAACTGGTGCTGTGAGTTCTGCTTCTGGTTCTGCTTATGCTGAGTTTGGGAACACTAAAGTTATTGTTTCAGT atttgggCCAAGGGAGAGTAAGAAAGCAATGGTTTATAGTGATGTAGGTAGATTGAATTGTAATGTTAGCTATACAAATTTTGCTTCCCCTACTCTTGGCCAG GGAACTGATCACAAAGAATATTCATCAATGCTTCACAAAGCATTGGAAGGTGTAATAATGATGGAGACGTTTCCAAAAACAACCGTTGATGTTTTTGCATTGGTTCTTGAATCTGGAGGAA GTGACCTCTCTGTTTTGATATCATGTGCTAGTCTTGCTTTAGCTGATGCCGGAATTATGATGTATGACCTTATCACAGCTGTTTCAGTG TCTTGCATAGGCAAAAGCCTTATGATAGACCCGGTTACAGAGGAGGAAGGATGTGAAGATGGCAGCTTTATGATGACGTGCATGCCATCTCGTTATGAAATCACTCAGCTAACCATCACTGGTGAATGGACAACACCTAATATCAACGAG GCAATGCAGCTTTGCTTGGATGCTAGTTCAAAACTTGGAGAGATCATGCGTGATTGTCTGAAACAGTCTGCCTCAGCTTCCGATGAATGA
- the RRP41L gene encoding 3'-5'-exoribonuclease family protein, which translates to MAAKPGAATPTYSPKIVGRSRLPIFKDSDLDWSRPDGRGFHQCRPALLQTGAVSSASGSAYAEFGNTKVIVSVFGPRESKKAMVYSDVGRLNCNVSYTNFASPTLGQGTDHKEYSSMLHKALEGVIMMETFPKTTVDVFALVLESGGSDLSVLISCASLALADAGIMMYDLITAVSVVCVCYNSCIDSSALSLMFISIK; encoded by the exons ATGGCAGCTAAACCTGGAGCCGCAACTCCAACGTATTCACCTAAAATCGTCGGAAGAAGTCGGCTTCCTATATTCAAAGATTCCGACCTCGATTGGTCTCGTCCTGATGGCCGTGGCTTCCACCAATGCCGACCCGCAT TACTTCAAACTGGTGCTGTGAGTTCTGCTTCTGGTTCTGCTTATGCTGAGTTTGGGAACACTAAAGTTATTGTTTCAGT atttgggCCAAGGGAGAGTAAGAAAGCAATGGTTTATAGTGATGTAGGTAGATTGAATTGTAATGTTAGCTATACAAATTTTGCTTCCCCTACTCTTGGCCAG GGAACTGATCACAAAGAATATTCATCAATGCTTCACAAAGCATTGGAAGGTGTAATAATGATGGAGACGTTTCCAAAAACAACCGTTGATGTTTTTGCATTGGTTCTTGAATCTGGAGGAA GTGACCTCTCTGTTTTGATATCATGTGCTAGTCTTGCTTTAGCTGATGCCGGAATTATGATGTATGACCTTATCACAGCTGTTTCAGTGGTATGTGTATGTTACAATAGTTGCATTGATTCCTCTGCGTTATCTCTTATGTTTATTAGCAttaagtga
- the RRP41L gene encoding 3'-5'-exoribonuclease family protein: MLLSVLQTGAVSSASGSAYAEFGNTKVIVSVFGPRESKKAMVYSDVGRLNCNVSYTNFASPTLGQGTDHKEYSSMLHKALEGVIMMETFPKTTVDVFALVLESGGSDLSVLISCASLALADAGIMMYDLITAVSVSCIGKSLMIDPVTEEEGCEDGSFMMTCMPSRYEITQLTITGEWTTPNINEAMQLCLDASSKLGEIMRDCLKQSASASDE, translated from the exons atgCTTCTTTCAGTACTTCAAACTGGTGCTGTGAGTTCTGCTTCTGGTTCTGCTTATGCTGAGTTTGGGAACACTAAAGTTATTGTTTCAGT atttgggCCAAGGGAGAGTAAGAAAGCAATGGTTTATAGTGATGTAGGTAGATTGAATTGTAATGTTAGCTATACAAATTTTGCTTCCCCTACTCTTGGCCAG GGAACTGATCACAAAGAATATTCATCAATGCTTCACAAAGCATTGGAAGGTGTAATAATGATGGAGACGTTTCCAAAAACAACCGTTGATGTTTTTGCATTGGTTCTTGAATCTGGAGGAA GTGACCTCTCTGTTTTGATATCATGTGCTAGTCTTGCTTTAGCTGATGCCGGAATTATGATGTATGACCTTATCACAGCTGTTTCAGTG TCTTGCATAGGCAAAAGCCTTATGATAGACCCGGTTACAGAGGAGGAAGGATGTGAAGATGGCAGCTTTATGATGACGTGCATGCCATCTCGTTATGAAATCACTCAGCTAACCATCACTGGTGAATGGACAACACCTAATATCAACGAG GCAATGCAGCTTTGCTTGGATGCTAGTTCAAAACTTGGAGAGATCATGCGTGATTGTCTGAAACAGTCTGCCTCAGCTTCCGATGAATGA
- the PPI1 gene encoding proton pump interactor 1 (proton pump interactor 1 (PPI1); FUNCTIONS IN: protein binding; INVOLVED IN: regulation of proton transport; LOCATED IN: endoplasmic reticulum, plasma membrane; EXPRESSED IN: 25 plant structures; EXPRESSED DURING: 15 growth stages; BEST Arabidopsis thaliana protein match is: unknown protein (TAIR:AT5G36690.1); Has 56187 Blast hits to 35171 proteins in 2461 species: Archae - 533; Bacteria - 11472; Metazoa - 20772; Fungi - 6196; Plants - 2564; Viruses - 257; Other Eukaryotes - 14393 (source: NCBI BLink).), translated as MGVEVVNSGGFEVAPAPFEGKPEKNGKLDQGKGDDAPINFGSVGELPKNAEENNNKVVNSDAPKNAAEEWPVAKQIHSFYLVKYRSYADPKIKAKLDLADKELEKLNKARTGVLDKLRAKRAERSELFDLLDPLKSERKGFNTMFDEKRKEMEPLQQALGKLRSNDGGSARGPAICSSEEELNSMIYSYQYRIQHESIPLTEEKQILKEIRLLEGTRDKVIANAAMRAKIKESMGQKDDIQGQVKLMGAGLDGVKKERQAISARINELSEKLKATKDEITVLENELKTVSEKRDKAYSNIHDLRRQRDETNSEYYQNRTVLNKARDLAAQKNISELEALANAEVEKFISLWCSKKNFREDYEKRILQSLDSRQLSRDGRMRNPDEKPLIAPEAAPSKATPSETEVVPKAKAKPQPKEEPVSAPKPDATVAQNTEKAKDAVKVKNVADDDDDEVYGLGKPQKEEKPVDAATAKEMRKQEEIAKAKQAMERKKKLAEKAAAKAAIRAQKEAEKKEKKEQEKKAKKKTGGNTETETEEVPEASEEEIEAPVQEEKPQKEKVFKEKPIRNRTRGRGPETIPRAILKRKKSTNYWVYAAPAALVVLLLLVLGYYYVL; from the exons ATGGGTGTTGAAGTTGTAAACTCTGGTGGATTTGAGGTTGCTCCGGCTCCTTTCGAGGGGAAACCTGAGAAGAACGGGAAGCTGGACCAAGGAAAAGGAGATGATGCCCCCATCAATTTTGGTTCAGTCGGTGAGCTACCAAAGAATGCCGAAGAGAATAATAACAAAGTGGTCAACTCTGATGCACCCAAAAATGCAGCAGAAGAGTGGCCTGTGGCTAAGCAGATCCACTCTTTCTACCTTGTTAAATACCGTTCTTACGCTGACCCCAAAATTAAAGCTAAGCTTGATCTAGCTGATAAAGAGCTTGAAAAGTTGAACAAAGCTCGGACTGGAGTTTTGGACAAGTTGAGAGCTAAGAGg GCCGAGAGATCAGAGTTATTTGATCTGCTGGACCCGTTGAAGTCAGAGCGTAAGGGATTCAACACAATGtttgatgagaaaagaaaggaaatggAACCATTGCAGCAAGCACTGGGAAAGTTAAGGAGCAATGATGGTGGGAGTGCTCGTGGCCCTGCTATCTGTTCCTCCGAGGAAGAGCTGAATAGTATG ATATACAGCTATCAGTATCGGATTCAACATGAAAGCATTCCGTTAACCGAGGAGAAGCAGATTCTCAAAGAGATCAGGCTGCTTGAAGGGACAAGAGATAAGGTCATTGCTAATGCCGCTATGAGAGCCAAAATCAAAGAATCTATGGGTCAGAAGGATGATATCCAAGGTCAAGTTAAG TTAATGGGTGCTGGTTTGGATGGAGTGAAAAAGGAGAGGCAAGCAATTTCAGCAAGGATTAATGAGCTGAGTGAGAAGTTGAAAGCTACCAAAGATGAGATTACGGTACTGGAAAATGAGCTCAAGACTGTGAGcgaaaagagagacaaagccTATTCAAACATTCATGACCTCAGGAGGCAACGCGATGAGACG AATTCCGAGTATTACCAAAACCGTACTGTGTTGAACAAAGCTAGAGACTTGGCTGCACAAAAGAACATAAGCGAGCTTGAGGCGCTAGCCAATGCTGAGGTTGAGAAATTTATATCCCTTTGGTGCAGTAAGAAGAATTTCAGAGAAGATTATGAGAAGAGAATCTTGCAATCACTTGATTCTAGGCAGCTGAGCCGAGATGGACGGATGAGGAACCCCGATGAGAAGCCTCTGATTGCTCCAGAGGCAGCACCATCAAAGGCAACGCCTTCTGAAACCGAGGTTGTCCCTAAAGCTAAGGCAAAGCCGCAGCCAAAGGAGGAACCAGTTTCTGCACCTAAACCAGATGCTACTGTTGCTCAGAATACTGAGAAAGCTAAAGATGCAGTAAAAGTAAAGAAtgttgctgatgatgatgatgatgaagtatATGGTCTTGGAAAGCCGCAGAAGGAAGAAAAGCCGGTTGATGCAGCTACGGCGAAGGAAATGAGAAAGCAAGAGGAGATTGCTAAAGCCAAGCAAGCCAtggaaaggaagaagaagctggcAGAGAAAGCTGCTGCTAAAGCTGCTATAAGAGCTCAAAAGGAAgctgagaagaaagaaaagaag GAGCAAGAGAAGAAGGCCAAGAAGAAAACCGGAGGCAACACAGAAACCGAGACTGAGGAAGTTCCAGAAGCTTCTGAGGAGGAGATTGAAGCTCCGGTGCAGGAGGAGAAACCGCAGAAGGAAAAAGTCTTCAAGGAGAAACCAATAAGGAACAGGACCCGCGGTAGGGGACCAGAAACGATCCCAAGAGCGATCCTTAAGCGTAAGAAGTCGACTAATTACTGGGTTTATGCTGCTCCAGCGGCTCTGGTGGTACTGTTGCTTCTTGTCTTGGGTTACTACTACGTTCTCTAG
- the PPI1 gene encoding proton pump interactor 1, whose amino-acid sequence MGVEVVNSGGFEVAPAPFEGKPEKNGKLDQGKGDDAPINFGSVGELPKNAEENNNKVVNSDAPKNAAEEWPVAKQIHSFYLVKYRSYADPKIKAKLDLADKELEKLNKARTGVLDKLRAKRAERSELFDLLDPLKSERKGFNTMFDEKRKEMEPLQQALGKLRSNDGGSARGPAICSSEEELNSMIYSYQYRIQHESIPLTEEKQILKEIRLLEGTRDKVIANAAMRAKIKESMGQKDDIQGQVKLMGAGLDGVKKERQAISARINELSEKLKATKDEITVLENELKTVSEKRDKAYSNIHDLRRQRDETNSEYYQNRTVLNKARDLAAQKNISELEALANAEVEKFISLWCSKKNFREDYEKRILQSLDSRQLSRDGRMRNPDEKPLIAPEAAPSKATPSETEVVPKAKAKPQPKEEPVSAPKPDATVAQNTEKAKDAVKVKNVADDDDDEVYGLGKPQKEEKPVDAATAKEMRKQEEIAKAKQAMERKKKLAEKAAAKAAIRAQKEAEKKEKKEITFSFLLYLNALCILLSPF is encoded by the exons ATGGGTGTTGAAGTTGTAAACTCTGGTGGATTTGAGGTTGCTCCGGCTCCTTTCGAGGGGAAACCTGAGAAGAACGGGAAGCTGGACCAAGGAAAAGGAGATGATGCCCCCATCAATTTTGGTTCAGTCGGTGAGCTACCAAAGAATGCCGAAGAGAATAATAACAAAGTGGTCAACTCTGATGCACCCAAAAATGCAGCAGAAGAGTGGCCTGTGGCTAAGCAGATCCACTCTTTCTACCTTGTTAAATACCGTTCTTACGCTGACCCCAAAATTAAAGCTAAGCTTGATCTAGCTGATAAAGAGCTTGAAAAGTTGAACAAAGCTCGGACTGGAGTTTTGGACAAGTTGAGAGCTAAGAGg GCCGAGAGATCAGAGTTATTTGATCTGCTGGACCCGTTGAAGTCAGAGCGTAAGGGATTCAACACAATGtttgatgagaaaagaaaggaaatggAACCATTGCAGCAAGCACTGGGAAAGTTAAGGAGCAATGATGGTGGGAGTGCTCGTGGCCCTGCTATCTGTTCCTCCGAGGAAGAGCTGAATAGTATG ATATACAGCTATCAGTATCGGATTCAACATGAAAGCATTCCGTTAACCGAGGAGAAGCAGATTCTCAAAGAGATCAGGCTGCTTGAAGGGACAAGAGATAAGGTCATTGCTAATGCCGCTATGAGAGCCAAAATCAAAGAATCTATGGGTCAGAAGGATGATATCCAAGGTCAAGTTAAG TTAATGGGTGCTGGTTTGGATGGAGTGAAAAAGGAGAGGCAAGCAATTTCAGCAAGGATTAATGAGCTGAGTGAGAAGTTGAAAGCTACCAAAGATGAGATTACGGTACTGGAAAATGAGCTCAAGACTGTGAGcgaaaagagagacaaagccTATTCAAACATTCATGACCTCAGGAGGCAACGCGATGAGACG AATTCCGAGTATTACCAAAACCGTACTGTGTTGAACAAAGCTAGAGACTTGGCTGCACAAAAGAACATAAGCGAGCTTGAGGCGCTAGCCAATGCTGAGGTTGAGAAATTTATATCCCTTTGGTGCAGTAAGAAGAATTTCAGAGAAGATTATGAGAAGAGAATCTTGCAATCACTTGATTCTAGGCAGCTGAGCCGAGATGGACGGATGAGGAACCCCGATGAGAAGCCTCTGATTGCTCCAGAGGCAGCACCATCAAAGGCAACGCCTTCTGAAACCGAGGTTGTCCCTAAAGCTAAGGCAAAGCCGCAGCCAAAGGAGGAACCAGTTTCTGCACCTAAACCAGATGCTACTGTTGCTCAGAATACTGAGAAAGCTAAAGATGCAGTAAAAGTAAAGAAtgttgctgatgatgatgatgatgaagtatATGGTCTTGGAAAGCCGCAGAAGGAAGAAAAGCCGGTTGATGCAGCTACGGCGAAGGAAATGAGAAAGCAAGAGGAGATTGCTAAAGCCAAGCAAGCCAtggaaaggaagaagaagctggcAGAGAAAGCTGCTGCTAAAGCTGCTATAAGAGCTCAAAAGGAAgctgagaagaaagaaaagaaggaaattaccttttcttttttgttgtacCTCAATGCTCTTTGCATTCTTCTCTCTCCATTCTAA
- a CDS encoding 2-isopropylmalate synthase (unknown protein; Has 25 Blast hits to 23 proteins in 8 species: Archae - 0; Bacteria - 0; Metazoa - 0; Fungi - 0; Plants - 25; Viruses - 0; Other Eukaryotes - 0 (source: NCBI BLink).) — protein sequence MTAKRKSKKRPASKVSDPVNLFRSLASAITSSQVSQKPILKRLLCLLGPLSLTQPTNWENCDIASHHWNIKFRGEKVDLINFDDVCFLSDVLFTELDRSLESLFATLFKQKAETCPTFESTEDSIELASLFLKCCMKIMSLLVAKQELVLEKAKTLLSILGRLIRARNGDCSFVFTHDGSLDPRHTFLCTGIEVFMDEILVNKSISDLLFVVDSAFSSCRLFSKHDRAGVVQIVSAHFIIATSDEKTNQMCVERLYWKKGNAFRTPQISLSAAVSLLLNPVMFSAPKMIHAYVVLLVSDAIGICSHPCFKGLDLQLIDHYIDAFEKSVVLYKRHMSKSENGLSGKFGFLTSKSRVAFEHRLLPSTLAKVNDVTQQLKDSWDSYQSDNAKRENNELVAYSVAYAKESLCVFDSSCSESMLSQTLSILGCVILRASSDDVMDSVLEKYNTSSMEDLYLLASTLKFMTCSMLQAIRVLRNWNWHEAGGDVRACKEYKAMMDVVQRFEQFNIHMPCQSFLRDRMESYPHRSKWMLMHFSGLLSVSFALKLDFLVKDSIFGMVISMYLFILEGGDLEALGDSVGHSENTSSSILSSGSKNLAASGKADKTAVDRKQSGAVALKFHKNRTLYLGKVSEAKGPENGSDSGVGVEEETCNGERFLWCMAGKGNVTKTDVDELADFIACDPGKDYSDWLKGRERFRNQRWKSDKIAKERWNKKQKAWRENRGRGSKS from the exons ATGACGGCCAAGCGGAAGAGTAAGAAACGCCCAGCTTCGAAGGTCTCAGATCCCGTCAACTTATTCCGATCCCTTGCTTCAGCAATTACGTCCTCTCAG GTTTCTCAGAAGCCAATTTTGAAACGTTTATTGTGCCTTCTGGGTCCTTTATCATTAACCCAACCAACAAATTGGGAGAATTGTGACATTGCTTCACATCATTGGAATATCAAGTTCCGTGGAGAGAAAGTGGACTTGATCAATTTCGATGATGTCTGTTTCCTCTCTGATGTGTTGTTCACAGAGCTTGATAGGAGTCTCGAAAGCCTGTTCGCTACTTTATTCAAACAAAAGGCTGAAACTTGTCCTACATTTGAAAGTACAGAAGATAGTATTGAATTAGCTTCGCTGTTCTTAAAATGTTGTATGAAGATCATGTCTTTACTTGTGGCCAAACAAGAGCTTGTTCTGGAGAAGGCCAAAACTCTTCTCTCGATCCTCGGTAGATTGATTCGTGCAAGAAATGGAGATTGTTCTTTTGTATTCACGCATGACGGTTCTTTAGATCCCCGTCATACGTTTCTTTGTACAGGGATTGAG GTTTTTATGGATGAGATTTTGGTGAATAAGTCAATCAGCGACCTTCTTTTCGTAGTTGATTCTGCATTCTCCTCATGTAGACTGTTTAGTAAGCATGATAGGGCCGGTGTGGTGCAAATCGTTTCTGCTCATTTTATTATCGCAACTTCTGATGAGAAAACGAATCAAATGTGTGTTGAGAGATTATATTGGAAGAAAGGTAATGCATTTAGAACTCCCCAGATAAGCTTGAGTGCTGCTGTGTCCTTGCTGCTAAACCCGGTTATGTTCTCTGCACCAAAAATGATCCATGCCTATGTGGTTTTATTGGTGTCTGACGCCATTGGTATTTGTTCACATCCATGTTTTAAGGGATTAGACCTTCAGCTTATTGATCACTATATTGATGCATTTGAAAAGTCTGTTGTTTTGTATAAGAGACACATGTCTAAGAGTGAGAATGGCCTGTCTGGGAAGTTTGGCTTTTTGACGAGTAAGTCTCGGGTGGCTTTTGAACATCGTCTTTTGCCCTCAACACTGGCGAAAGTTAATGATGTTACACAGCAGCTAAAGGATTCATGGGATTCATATCAAAGTGATAATGcgaagagagaaaacaatgaGCTGGTAGCGTATTCTGTTGCATACGCAAAGGAAAGCTTATGTGTATTTGATAGCTCCTGCTCTGAAAGTATGTTGTCTCAGACCTTATCAATTCTTGGTTGCGTGATACTTAGAGCTAGTTCTGATGATGTTATGGACTCTGTGTTGGAAAAATACAACACATCTAGTATGGAAGATCTATATCTGCTTGCATCCACACTTAAGTTCATGACTTGTTCGATGTTGCAAGCCATCCGGGTTCTCAGGAATTGGAACTGGCATGAAGCTGGAGGTGATGTTCGAGCTTGCAAGGAATACAAAGCCATGATGGATGTTGTTCAACGTTTTGAACAGTTCAATATTCATATGCCCTGTCAAAGTTTCCTGCGCGATAGAATGGAATCTTACCCTCACAGATCTAAGTGGATGCTTATGCATTTTTCAGGCTTACTGTCTGTAAGCTTTGCACTCAAGCTTGACTTTCTAGTGAAGGACTCCATTTTTGGAATGGTGATATCTATGTATTTATTCATCCTAGAAGGGGGTGACTTGGAAGCACTTGGGGATTCAGTTGGTCACTCAGAAAACACGTCATCGTCTATACTATCCAGTGGTTCCAAAAACTTGGCTGCTTCTGGTAAAGCTGACAAG ACAGCAGTAGATAGGAAACAGAGCGGGGCAGTTGCTTTGAAGTTTCACAAAAACCGAACTTTGTACTTGGG GAAGGTGTCTGAAGCTAAAGGTCCAGAGAATGGTTCAGATTCAGGAGTTGGTGTTGAAGAGGAAACCTGCAATGGGGAGAGATTTCTGTGGTGTATGGCAGGAAAAGGTAACGTGACAAAAACCGATGTGGACGAGTTGGCAGATTTCATAGCGTGTGATCCCGGTAAGGACTACTCCGACTGGCTAAAAGGGAGAGAACGATTTCGGAACCAACGGTGGAAGTCAGACAAGATTGCTAAAGAAAGGTGgaataagaagcaaaaagcttggagagagaacagaggaagaggGTCTAAAAGCTGA
- a CDS encoding 2-isopropylmalate synthase (unknown protein; FUNCTIONS IN: molecular_function unknown; INVOLVED IN: biological_process unknown; EXPRESSED IN: 22 plant structures; EXPRESSED DURING: 12 growth stages; Has 30201 Blast hits to 17322 proteins in 780 species: Archae - 12; Bacteria - 1396; Metazoa - 17338; Fungi - 3422; Plants - 5037; Viruses - 0; Other Eukaryotes - 2996 (source: NCBI BLink).), with amino-acid sequence MTAKRKSKKRPASKVSDPVNLFRSLASAITSSQVSQKPILKRLLCLLGPLSLTQPTNWENCDIASHHWNIKFRGEKVDLINFDDVCFLSDVLFTELDRSLESLFATLFKQKAETCPTFESTEDSIELASLFLKCCMKIMSLLVAKQELVLEKAKTLLSILGRLIRARNGDCSFVFTHDGSLDPRHTFLCTGIEVFMDEILVNKSISDLLFVVDSAFSSCRLFSKHDRAGVVQIVSAHFIIATSDEKTNQMCVERLYWKKGNAFRTPQISLSAAVSLLLNPVMFSAPKMIHAYVVLLVSDAIGICSHPCFKGLDLQLIDHYIDAFEKSVVLYKRHMSKSENGLSGKFGFLTSKSRVAFEHRLLPSTLAKVNDVTQQLKDSWDSYQSDNAKRENNELVAYSVAYAKESLCVFDSSCSESMLSQTLSILGCVILRASSDDVMDSVLEKYNTSSMEDLYLLASTLKFMTCSMLQAIRVLRNWNWHEAGGDVRACKEYKAMMDVVQRFEQFNIHMPCQSFLRDRMESYPHRSKWMLMHFSGLLSVSFALKLDFLVKDSIFGMVISMYLFILEGGDLEALGDSVGHSENTSSSILSSGSKNLAASGKADKTAVDRKQSGAVALKFHKNRTLYLGYV; translated from the exons ATGACGGCCAAGCGGAAGAGTAAGAAACGCCCAGCTTCGAAGGTCTCAGATCCCGTCAACTTATTCCGATCCCTTGCTTCAGCAATTACGTCCTCTCAG GTTTCTCAGAAGCCAATTTTGAAACGTTTATTGTGCCTTCTGGGTCCTTTATCATTAACCCAACCAACAAATTGGGAGAATTGTGACATTGCTTCACATCATTGGAATATCAAGTTCCGTGGAGAGAAAGTGGACTTGATCAATTTCGATGATGTCTGTTTCCTCTCTGATGTGTTGTTCACAGAGCTTGATAGGAGTCTCGAAAGCCTGTTCGCTACTTTATTCAAACAAAAGGCTGAAACTTGTCCTACATTTGAAAGTACAGAAGATAGTATTGAATTAGCTTCGCTGTTCTTAAAATGTTGTATGAAGATCATGTCTTTACTTGTGGCCAAACAAGAGCTTGTTCTGGAGAAGGCCAAAACTCTTCTCTCGATCCTCGGTAGATTGATTCGTGCAAGAAATGGAGATTGTTCTTTTGTATTCACGCATGACGGTTCTTTAGATCCCCGTCATACGTTTCTTTGTACAGGGATTGAG GTTTTTATGGATGAGATTTTGGTGAATAAGTCAATCAGCGACCTTCTTTTCGTAGTTGATTCTGCATTCTCCTCATGTAGACTGTTTAGTAAGCATGATAGGGCCGGTGTGGTGCAAATCGTTTCTGCTCATTTTATTATCGCAACTTCTGATGAGAAAACGAATCAAATGTGTGTTGAGAGATTATATTGGAAGAAAGGTAATGCATTTAGAACTCCCCAGATAAGCTTGAGTGCTGCTGTGTCCTTGCTGCTAAACCCGGTTATGTTCTCTGCACCAAAAATGATCCATGCCTATGTGGTTTTATTGGTGTCTGACGCCATTGGTATTTGTTCACATCCATGTTTTAAGGGATTAGACCTTCAGCTTATTGATCACTATATTGATGCATTTGAAAAGTCTGTTGTTTTGTATAAGAGACACATGTCTAAGAGTGAGAATGGCCTGTCTGGGAAGTTTGGCTTTTTGACGAGTAAGTCTCGGGTGGCTTTTGAACATCGTCTTTTGCCCTCAACACTGGCGAAAGTTAATGATGTTACACAGCAGCTAAAGGATTCATGGGATTCATATCAAAGTGATAATGcgaagagagaaaacaatgaGCTGGTAGCGTATTCTGTTGCATACGCAAAGGAAAGCTTATGTGTATTTGATAGCTCCTGCTCTGAAAGTATGTTGTCTCAGACCTTATCAATTCTTGGTTGCGTGATACTTAGAGCTAGTTCTGATGATGTTATGGACTCTGTGTTGGAAAAATACAACACATCTAGTATGGAAGATCTATATCTGCTTGCATCCACACTTAAGTTCATGACTTGTTCGATGTTGCAAGCCATCCGGGTTCTCAGGAATTGGAACTGGCATGAAGCTGGAGGTGATGTTCGAGCTTGCAAGGAATACAAAGCCATGATGGATGTTGTTCAACGTTTTGAACAGTTCAATATTCATATGCCCTGTCAAAGTTTCCTGCGCGATAGAATGGAATCTTACCCTCACAGATCTAAGTGGATGCTTATGCATTTTTCAGGCTTACTGTCTGTAAGCTTTGCACTCAAGCTTGACTTTCTAGTGAAGGACTCCATTTTTGGAATGGTGATATCTATGTATTTATTCATCCTAGAAGGGGGTGACTTGGAAGCACTTGGGGATTCAGTTGGTCACTCAGAAAACACGTCATCGTCTATACTATCCAGTGGTTCCAAAAACTTGGCTGCTTCTGGTAAAGCTGACAAG ACAGCAGTAGATAGGAAACAGAGCGGGGCAGTTGCTTTGAAGTTTCACAAAAACCGAACTTTGTACTTGGGGTATGTATAG